The following are from one region of the Sorghum bicolor cultivar BTx623 chromosome 2, Sorghum_bicolor_NCBIv3, whole genome shotgun sequence genome:
- the LOC8054414 gene encoding MLO-like protein 1, whose product MAGGGGGDAVGGGGATEITLEYTPTWIVASVCSVIVAISLLFERMLHRLGKRLLRKSRKTQYEALLKIQKELMLLGFISLMLGVFQSATQKICVKESVMRHLLPCRLPSSVSAGSAKFAGALGGARRLLSGGGAVDDYCLRKGKVPILSLEALHQLDIFIFNLAVTHVVLSVLTFVVGVAQTKNWRHWEGKIQQNDDSGTQTIKHVQEFKFVRDHFKGQGIRWKIFGWMRSFFKQFYGSLTEEDYIAMRLGFIEKHCRGNPKFNFYNYMIRAFEADYKKVVGISWYLWALLMVFLLLNVHGWYVYTWLSLVPFILLLVIGCKMEHVITEMAVEVAQKHTAIEGDVVVAPSDDFFWFHRPKVVLYLIHFILFQIAFEIAFFFWLLVAYGYESCIMGKHAHAITRLVLSTLPLYVIVSHMGSSFNKAIFDDNVSEDLANWAQSARRRNKRNKTNVDAANSSIDERHGGVVQMTNA is encoded by the exons AtggccggaggaggaggaggagacgcagtcggcggtggcggcgcgacCGAGATAACACTGGAGTACACTCCCACATGGATCGTCGCCTCCGTTTGCTCCGTCATCGTCGCCATTTCCCTGCTCTTCGAACGGATGCTCCACCGCCTTGGCAAG AGGCTACTGAGAAAAAGTAGGAAGACCCAGTACGAGGCCCTCCTAAAGATCCAGAAAG AGCTGATGCTACTGGGGTTCATATCGCTGATGCTCGGCGTGTTCCAGAGCGCCACGCAGAAGATATGCGTCAAGGAGAGCGTCATGCGCCACCTTCTCCCCTGCCGGCTGCCATCGTCGGTGAGTGCCGGCAGCGCCAAGTTCGCCGGCGCTCTGGGTGGCGCAAGGAGACTCCTGTCTGGAGGAGGTGCCGTCGATGACTACTGCCTGAGGAAG GGCAAAGTTCCAATTCTTTCACTTGAAGCATTGCATCAATTGGACATATTTATCTTCAACTTAGCAGTTACACATGTGGTTCTCAGTGTTCTTACTTTTGTCGTTGGAGTTGCACAG ACAAAAAACTGGAGGCATTGGGAAGGAAAGATCCAACAGAATGATGATAGTG GTACTCAAACAATCAAACATGTTCAAGAATTCAAGTTTGTCCGAGATCACTTTAAAGGGCAAGGAATACGTTGGAAGATTTTTGGCTGGATG AGGTCTTTCTTCAAGCAATTCTATGGGTCACTCACTGAGGAGGACTACATAGCCATGCGACTTGGCTTCATTGAG AAACACTGCAGGGGAAACCCAAAATTCAATTTCTACAACTACATGATTAGAGCATTTGAGGCAGATTACAAGAAAGTCGTTGGTATAAG TTGGTACCTTTGGGCTTTGCTAATGGTATTCTTGCTGCTGAATGTTCATG GATGGTATGTCTACACATGGTTATCATTGGTCCCTTTCATT CTGCTACTTGTGATTGGATGTAAGATGGAGCATGTTATTACTGAGATGGCTGTTGAGGTTGCACAGAAACATACAGCAATAGAAGGGGACGTGGTCGTTGCTCCATCAGATGATTTTTTTTGGTTCCATAGGCCTAAAGTGGTCCTCTATTTGATCCACTTCATTCTATTTCAGATAGCGTTTGAGATTGCATTTTTCTTCTGGTTGTTG GTAGCATACGGGTATGAATCATGCATTATGGGAAAGCACGCACATGCTATTACTCGACTTGTATTAAG CACCCTACCTCTCTATGTGATTGTCTCCCAT ATGGGAAGTTCATTCAACAAAGCAATATTTGATGATAATGTATCTGAAGACCTTGCCAACTGGGCTCAAAGTGCTAGAAGGCGTAACAAAAGGAACAAAACAAATGTTGATGCAGCCAACTCGTCTATTGATGAGAGACATGGTGGTGTGGTTCAAATGACAAATGCATGA
- the LOC110432414 gene encoding uncharacterized protein LOC110432414 — MPRRPMRAGAWLRVPSSSMPILRAPSPSRCKVGGPCTLQSTLLHPSPSLGFRELRLVQTTDLSSHRCRAWRPRPSPTRSHSSRRTTRAPAGASPPSPPRSTAAAAAGGARCGWRAIGKQFAAEEISVQDRFQRLLLHCVCEGASRGNHGAHSTYLWVCYGAS; from the exons ATGCCGCGACGGCCGATGCGAGCAGGCGCGTGGCTGCGGGTGCCCTCCTCCTCCATGCCCATCCTTCGCGCTCCCTCCCCCTCGAGATGCAAGGTCGGGGGACCCTGCACACTCCAATCCACCCTTCTTCATCCATCTCCCTCCTTAGGGTTTCGCGAACTCCGACTTGTTCAGACGACCGACCTCTCCTCGCACCGTTGtcgggcatggcgaccacgaCCTTCCCCAACTCGATCCCATTCTTCGCGGCGCACAACCAGGGCCCCCGCCGGAGCCAGCCCTCCATCTCCGCCGCGGTCtacggcggccgcggccgccggtGGCGCCCGCTGCGGGTGGCGTGCGATCGGCAAGCAGTTCGCAGCTGAGGAGATCTCCGTGCAG GACCGATTCCAGAGGCTGCTTCTGCATTGTGTTTGTGAG GGAGCTAGCAGAGGCAACCACGGAGCTCACAGTACCTATTTGTG GGTTTGCTATGGTGCTAGTTAG